A window from Mauremys reevesii isolate NIE-2019 linkage group 9, ASM1616193v1, whole genome shotgun sequence encodes these proteins:
- the C9H2orf72 gene encoding uncharacterized protein C2orf72 homolog, with amino-acid sequence MEGESPGPGEQALQEFQALVELVGGKPEVLLVGEVLEAGETRALLGAFAQELFGERPGDPAGGGGEPGGRPGDQAGGGARRLPGPGVPRPRRRRPGDPLPLIFLLCRAGSLQARRARARLREIARDLRSRLPRGPPAALVGVIVQPGPGEEEAAAALLETLLREVFQGQRAGRQDTVQAAAYSPGRPDGTREVRRAACRALRAALQHRAGGEEREKRRFPSLLRCVPWGRKSRRRSRSANAANNLHEGGLQDPEEGVALTGMSLNGNCEEASRGTGA; translated from the exons ATGGAGGGGGAGTCCCCGGGCCCCGGGGAGCAGGCGCTGCAGGAGTTCcaggccctggtggagctggTCGGGGGGAAGCCGGAGGTGCTGCTGGTCGGGGAGGTGCTGGAAGCGGGGGAGACccgggcgctgctgggggctTTTGCCCAGGAGCTCTTCGGGGAGCGGCCCGGGGACCCggcgggcggcgggggggagccgggggggcggCCCGGGGACCAG GCGGGCGGCGGGGCGCGCCGCCTCCCAGGTCCGGGTGTGCCTCGGCCCCGGCGGCGCCGGCCGGGAGATCCGCTCCCGCTCATCTTCCTGCTGTGCCGGGCCGGCTCCCTGCAGGCGCGGCGGGCCCGGGCCCGCCTGCGGGAGATCGCGCGGGACCTGCGGAGCCGGCTGCCCCGGGGCCCGCCGGCCGCCCTGGTGGGGGTGATCGTGCAGCCCGGCCccggcgaggaggaggcggcggcggcgctgcTGGAGACGCTGCTCCGCGAGGTCTTCCAGGGGcagcgggccgggcggcaggaCACGGTGCAAGCGGCCGCCTACAGCCCCGGCCGCCCGGACGGGACGCGGGAGGTCCGGAGAGCCGCCTGCCGAGCCCTGCGAGCGGCCCTGCAGCACCGAGCAG gtggggaggagagagagaagcggagattcccctccctcctgcggTGCGTCCCCTGGGGCAGGAAGAGCCGGAGAAGAAGCCGATCGGCTAATGCTGCCAACAACCTTCATGAGG GTGGCCTGCAGGACCCCGAGGAGGGAGTGGCTCTGACAGGCATGTCGCTAAACGGAAACTGTGAAGAAGCAAGCAGAGGCACAGGCGCTTAA